One segment of Vagococcus martis DNA contains the following:
- the cdaA gene encoding diadenylate cyclase CdaA: protein MMLTQASLFRPEIWQNLLDKYFTLSVLVHIIDILVVWYVVYKLLMLLNDTKAIQVFKGIAVIIIVRIVSDFIGLNTVSWLMNQVITYGVVAAIVIFQPEVRRGLEHLGRGAALTHSNKQKNMQQSFITALDESLQYMSKRKIGALITIERNDSLIDIIETGIPLDADISSQLLINIFIPNTPLHDGAVIIKDNKIASASSYLPLSESNKIPKEFGTRHRAAIGMSESSDALTLVVSEETGDVSITHNKTFLPGLQREAYLEVLKQELADDQEDVSQSNLAMFIEDIKKSFTKGGKNDEK from the coding sequence ATGATGTTAACTCAAGCGAGCTTGTTCAGACCTGAGATATGGCAAAATTTATTAGATAAATATTTTACGCTTAGTGTACTGGTACATATCATCGATATATTAGTGGTGTGGTATGTCGTATATAAATTGTTGATGCTACTTAATGACACAAAAGCGATTCAAGTATTTAAAGGGATTGCTGTGATTATCATTGTAAGGATTGTCAGTGATTTTATTGGCTTAAATACAGTTTCTTGGCTAATGAATCAAGTGATTACTTATGGTGTGGTTGCTGCGATTGTCATTTTTCAACCTGAAGTTCGGCGTGGATTAGAACATCTTGGTAGAGGTGCGGCACTAACGCACTCTAACAAACAAAAAAATATGCAACAATCATTCATTACTGCGTTAGATGAATCGTTGCAATATATGTCTAAGAGAAAAATAGGGGCATTGATTACGATTGAGCGAAATGATAGTTTAATAGATATTATTGAAACGGGTATTCCGCTTGATGCGGATATATCGAGTCAATTACTAATTAATATCTTTATACCCAATACACCATTGCATGATGGGGCTGTCATTATTAAAGATAATAAAATTGCATCAGCATCGAGTTATCTGCCTTTATCAGAAAGTAATAAAATACCAAAAGAATTTGGGACACGTCACCGTGCGGCAATTGGTATGAGTGAATCATCGGATGCGTTGACACTTGTTGTATCAGAAGAAACAGGTGATGTGAGTATTACGCATAACAAGACATTTTTACCAGGTCTTCAGCGTGAAGCTTATTTAGAAGTATTAAAACAAGAATTAGCTGATGATCAAGAAGATGTATCCCAATCAAATTTGGCAATGTTTATCGAAGATATTAAAAAAAGTTTTACTAAGGGAGGAAAAAACGATGAAAAATGA
- a CDS encoding NCS2 family permease, giving the protein MEKFFRLKENNTTVSTEIMAGLTTFFAMSYILFVNPTILSLSGMPFQAVFLATIIASAIGTLVMGLFANVPYAQAPGMGLNAFFTFTVVMGLGYSWEQGLAMVFLCGIINIIITITNLRKLIIQSIPESLQHAIGGGIGIFIAYVGIKNAGLLQFTSDEASIVSSVVDGDKATNVVSNGGIVPALANFNNPAIILALIGLVITTVLVIKNVKGAILIGIVATTIIAIPMGVVDFSSINFQENSLGNSIKDLGTTFGAAFGPNGMPSLFSDAAKIPQVLLTVLAFSLSDIFDTIGTFIGTGRRTGIFSKEEEESVMTSKGIKSKMDKALFADAIATTAGAVVGTSNVTTYVESAAGIGAGGRTGLTSVVVAIMFLLSSFLSPVVGAVPSQATAPALILVGIMMMASFKEIAWTNLEDAVPAFFTSIFMGLAYSISYGIAAGFIFYVLIKVVKGKVKEVSPVLWVVTALFIINFIVLATL; this is encoded by the coding sequence ATGGAAAAGTTTTTTAGATTAAAAGAGAATAACACAACGGTTTCTACGGAAATCATGGCGGGATTAACGACATTTTTTGCAATGAGTTATATTTTATTTGTGAATCCGACCATTTTATCTTTATCAGGGATGCCGTTTCAAGCAGTCTTTTTAGCGACTATTATCGCGTCTGCAATTGGAACGCTCGTTATGGGATTGTTTGCTAATGTACCCTATGCACAAGCACCAGGTATGGGCTTAAATGCGTTTTTCACTTTTACTGTTGTCATGGGATTAGGCTATTCATGGGAACAAGGTTTAGCGATGGTCTTTTTATGTGGTATTATCAATATTATTATTACCATCACAAACTTGAGAAAATTAATTATTCAATCAATTCCCGAAAGTTTACAACATGCTATTGGCGGTGGGATTGGGATTTTTATTGCATATGTCGGAATTAAAAATGCGGGATTACTTCAATTTACATCAGATGAAGCGTCAATTGTTTCTTCAGTAGTTGATGGGGATAAAGCAACGAACGTTGTATCAAATGGTGGGATTGTCCCAGCATTGGCGAATTTTAATAACCCAGCTATTATTTTGGCACTGATTGGGCTAGTTATTACTACAGTGTTAGTGATTAAAAACGTCAAAGGGGCTATTCTAATAGGGATAGTAGCGACTACGATTATTGCGATTCCAATGGGGGTCGTTGATTTTAGTTCTATTAATTTTCAAGAGAATTCACTAGGAAACTCAATCAAAGACTTAGGAACGACATTTGGTGCAGCTTTTGGTCCAAATGGCATGCCTTCACTATTTTCTGATGCAGCCAAAATACCTCAAGTCTTATTAACGGTTTTAGCATTTAGTTTATCTGATATTTTTGATACGATTGGAACATTTATTGGGACAGGTCGTCGTACTGGTATTTTCTCAAAAGAAGAAGAAGAATCTGTTATGACAAGTAAAGGGATTAAATCAAAAATGGACAAAGCATTGTTTGCTGATGCTATTGCAACAACAGCTGGAGCAGTAGTTGGGACAAGTAACGTAACAACTTATGTAGAAAGTGCAGCTGGTATTGGTGCGGGTGGACGTACTGGTTTAACATCAGTGGTTGTCGCCATTATGTTCTTGTTAAGTAGTTTCTTATCACCTGTTGTTGGGGCAGTACCTTCTCAAGCAACCGCTCCGGCGTTAATTTTAGTTGGTATCATGATGATGGCGTCATTTAAAGAAATTGCCTGGACTAATCTTGAAGACGCTGTGCCAGCTTTCTTTACTTCGATATTTATGGGTCTAGCATATAGTATTTCTTATGGTATAGCTGCAGGATTTATTTTCTACGTATTAATCAAAGTCGTTAAAGGAAAAGTAAAAGAAGTCTCACCTGTTTTATGGGTAGTGACGGCTCTATTTATAATTAACTTCATTGTATTAGCAACGTTATAA
- a CDS encoding ABC transporter permease yields MLKNLLLSTFLSLRAHKLRVFLTMVGIIIGITAVVTVSAIGEGMKQSSLKVMESTDANVIRLIYKIDQSDDSIGFQDEEPFAFDKLDLKLLRGLDGVDTISADYGFGFGAKEMVTSTLNYFDTSGSGQIVATSKTNTPVGFGNSFTTEQLESNSIIITYDTMQSTLGIRKPKDIIGRAIDVDGIKFLVVGVKSKIDDGAMIMDDSAFFDEVPKKAFNELAKNKPINAIKLKTTEQGDRQAVIDQANTLLKEQHPNLVGTFEEDRSNEQARQQIESMLQAVVTGLLFITAISLLVGGIGVMNIMYVSVSERKREIGIRRAIGAKPITILLQFLLEAAFITLIGGVIGIFFGWGLATLISTFADGITAIVSPSMAILSASISAGIGLIFGVIPAINAAKLDPIKAIYQ; encoded by the coding sequence ATGCTTAAAAATCTATTATTAAGTACTTTCCTAAGTTTAAGGGCACATAAACTACGTGTTTTTTTAACGATGGTTGGAATTATTATTGGCATCACAGCTGTCGTGACAGTATCAGCAATCGGAGAAGGGATGAAGCAAAGTAGCTTAAAAGTAATGGAATCTACTGATGCTAACGTGATTCGTCTAATCTATAAAATCGATCAGAGTGATGATAGTATTGGCTTTCAAGACGAAGAGCCGTTTGCGTTTGATAAACTTGATTTAAAGCTGCTAAGAGGACTCGATGGTGTTGATACAATTAGTGCTGATTATGGATTTGGATTCGGTGCTAAAGAAATGGTGACGAGTACACTAAACTATTTTGACACTTCAGGTAGTGGTCAAATTGTGGCAACAAGTAAAACGAATACACCAGTTGGTTTTGGAAATAGTTTTACTACTGAGCAATTAGAATCAAATAGTATTATCATCACGTATGATACAATGCAATCAACGTTAGGCATCCGAAAACCTAAAGATATTATTGGAAGAGCGATTGATGTTGATGGTATAAAATTTTTGGTAGTTGGTGTAAAGTCTAAAATTGATGATGGTGCCATGATAATGGATGATTCAGCCTTTTTTGACGAAGTGCCTAAAAAAGCGTTTAATGAACTTGCAAAGAATAAACCAATCAATGCAATTAAATTAAAAACGACAGAACAGGGTGACAGACAAGCCGTTATTGATCAAGCAAATACGTTACTTAAAGAACAACACCCTAATTTAGTTGGAACATTTGAAGAAGATCGTTCAAATGAACAAGCACGTCAACAAATTGAATCGATGCTTCAAGCAGTTGTGACAGGTTTGTTATTCATTACGGCTATTTCTTTATTAGTTGGAGGAATTGGGGTTATGAATATCATGTATGTGTCTGTTTCTGAGCGAAAACGTGAAATCGGGATTCGCCGTGCAATCGGTGCGAAACCAATCACCATTTTATTACAATTTTTATTAGAGGCTGCTTTTATTACGCTAATTGGTGGGGTCATCGGTATCTTCTTTGGCTGGGGACTTGCAACACTGATTTCAACTTTTGCAGATGGTATTACAGCAATCGTTAGTCCAAGTATGGCAATACTCTCAGCCTCTATTTCAGCAGGAATTGGGTTAATATTTGGTGTTATACCAGCTATTAATGCAGCCAAATTAGATCCTATAAAAGCAATTTATCAATAA
- a CDS encoding ABC transporter ATP-binding protein, producing MSHDNPVLVELNDINKYYPVGKSTLHVLKNLNLTIEQGEFIMIMGKSGSGKTTLMNIIGFLDQLSDGEYIFDNKDASELTENQKSTLRNEYIGFIFQQFFLIQSLNVIQNVELPMVYGGKKKEKERRQIASDYLAMVGLEGKEFSKTTELSGGQQQRVAIARALVNDPLLIMADEPTGALDSETSEDIMTILSNLNKEGKTIVMVTHDPDMRKYATRVVYMKDGLFLTEEEFINA from the coding sequence ATGAGTCACGACAACCCAGTATTAGTTGAGTTAAATGATATAAATAAATACTATCCAGTCGGCAAATCAACACTGCATGTCTTAAAAAATCTCAACCTTACTATTGAGCAAGGCGAATTTATCATGATTATGGGGAAATCCGGTAGTGGAAAAACGACGCTGATGAATATTATTGGATTTTTAGATCAACTATCAGATGGTGAGTATATTTTTGATAATAAAGACGCGTCAGAATTAACTGAAAATCAAAAATCGACTTTAAGAAACGAATACATCGGATTTATTTTTCAACAATTTTTCTTAATTCAATCATTAAATGTGATTCAAAATGTTGAATTACCAATGGTGTATGGTGGGAAGAAAAAAGAAAAAGAACGTCGTCAAATCGCCTCAGACTATTTAGCGATGGTTGGTTTAGAAGGAAAAGAGTTTTCTAAAACGACTGAGTTATCAGGAGGACAACAGCAACGTGTCGCCATAGCTAGAGCTTTAGTGAATGATCCACTCTTAATTATGGCAGATGAGCCTACAGGAGCCCTTGATAGTGAAACGAGTGAAGATATTATGACTATCTTGTCGAATTTAAATAAAGAAGGAAAAACAATTGTTATGGTCACCCATGATCCTGATATGAGAAAGTATGCCACACGAGTGGTTTATATGAAAGATGGTTTATTCCTTACCGAGGAGGAATTTATCAATGCTTAA
- a CDS encoding efflux RND transporter periplasmic adaptor subunit, whose protein sequence is MSKKKKVVIGSIIGLVVIAAIGGKMVLSKKEPVNTKEEEKIEFYTVENVDQVFINGVVTPVMSKEFTKDTTLGKLGDLNVKNGENVTKDTVLYQYLDETTDSQIRDLKFQIESTQAEKEKAARQMQLEINEMNNMPTSESGEAASSPVSKESIELKYDLGSYDIKMSQLQTQINELSEKQVNKVIAPFDGQVIIPQDQNRDSAILTLSSTDFYVEGSVNEKDLEKVKEKQIADVRTIADNKLYKGEVTYVSNIPNTQQATEGGASNSGNSLSTYTVKLSLKDAKEIRKGFHVQASIKLEDKKIEIPKEAVKVDDKTKEVYVLVDDFGTIAKRVVETTDQGASKDKIIVTSGLEGLDRVIISSEAPLTVGEPTPGGEVTENEGGEK, encoded by the coding sequence ATGTCGAAAAAGAAAAAAGTGGTTATTGGGAGTATTATTGGGTTGGTTGTGATTGCTGCAATCGGTGGCAAAATGGTGTTATCGAAAAAAGAGCCAGTAAACACAAAGGAAGAAGAAAAAATTGAGTTTTATACCGTTGAAAATGTCGATCAAGTGTTTATTAATGGTGTGGTAACTCCTGTTATGTCAAAAGAATTTACCAAAGATACAACTCTAGGTAAATTGGGTGATTTAAACGTAAAAAATGGTGAAAATGTCACAAAAGATACAGTGCTTTATCAATACTTAGATGAGACAACAGACTCTCAAATTAGAGACTTGAAATTTCAAATTGAATCAACACAAGCCGAAAAAGAAAAAGCTGCAAGACAAATGCAACTTGAAATAAATGAAATGAATAATATGCCAACATCAGAATCAGGGGAAGCTGCCAGTAGCCCTGTATCGAAAGAAAGCATAGAATTAAAATATGATTTAGGTAGTTATGATATTAAAATGAGTCAATTACAAACACAAATTAATGAATTAAGTGAAAAACAGGTTAATAAAGTCATTGCACCTTTTGACGGTCAGGTTATTATTCCACAAGACCAAAACAGAGATAGTGCCATTTTAACTTTATCATCAACTGATTTTTATGTTGAAGGCAGTGTCAATGAGAAAGATTTAGAAAAAGTGAAAGAAAAACAAATAGCGGACGTTAGAACCATTGCTGATAATAAATTATACAAAGGTGAAGTCACTTATGTGTCTAATATTCCAAATACACAGCAAGCAACAGAAGGTGGTGCATCAAATAGTGGGAATTCTTTATCAACTTACACAGTAAAATTAAGTTTAAAAGATGCAAAAGAAATTCGTAAAGGATTCCATGTACAAGCTTCAATTAAGCTAGAAGATAAAAAAATAGAAATACCAAAAGAAGCAGTAAAAGTAGATGATAAAACGAAAGAAGTTTATGTACTCGTTGATGATTTTGGCACAATTGCAAAACGTGTAGTTGAAACTACCGACCAAGGTGCATCAAAAGATAAAATTATCGTTACAAGTGGTTTAGAAGGCTTAGATCGTGTCATTATTTCATCCGAAGCACCTTTAACAGTAGGTGAACCAACTCCTGGAGGTGAAGTTACCGAAAATGAAGGAGGAGAAAAATAA